A genome region from Cutaneotrichosporon cavernicola HIS019 DNA, chromosome: 5 includes the following:
- the TAD2 gene encoding uncharacterized protein (MafB19-like deaminase) produces the protein MNKAVYISPEDQASDDLAWMREALYMAEEALQNGEVPVGCVFVKNGQAIARARNRTNEWRNATLHAELEAIDHLLPYNPPPLSSITLYVTVEPCVMCASALRQVGIGRVVYGCGNDRFGGCGSVLDVSTSDMLDTNPAFEAVGGYLREEAIMLLRRFYMSENQNAPNPKKKATRVLKTDIPPPPSGTASAATSRSASAAPTPTPAPKFPLPIGGTLASTPRPLTPQ, from the exons ATGAACAAGGCG GTCTACATTTCGCCCGAGGACCAGGCGTCCGACGACCTCGCATGGATGCGCGAGGCGCTGTACATG gccgaggaggcaCTGCAGAATGGCGAGGTGCCGGTTGGCTGCGTGTTCGTGAAGAACGGGCAGGCGATTGCGCGTGCGAGGAATAGAACCAATGAATGGCGTAAT GCAACGCTCCATGCGGAACTCGAAGCCATCGACCACCTCCTGCCATACAACCCGCCCCCACTGTCGAGCATCACACTCTACGTCACCGTCGAGCCGTGTGTCATGTGTGCGAGTGCCTTGCGGCAAGTTGGGATTGGACGCGTTGTCTACGGGTGTGGGAATGACCGGTTCGGCGGGTGTGGGAGTGTCCTAGACGTGTCGACTAG tgaCATGCTTGATACAAACCCCGCATtcgaggcggtgggcggATAtctgcgcgaggaggcaATCATGCTCCTCCGTCGGTTCTATATGAGCGAGAACCAGAACgctcccaaccccaagaagaaggctaCGCGGGTGCTCAAGACTGATATtccaccgccgccgtctGGGACTGCTTCGGCTGCTACTAGTCGGAGCGCTAGTGCtgcgccaacgccaacgcctGCGCCCAAGTTTCCTCTTCCTATTGGGGGTACGCtggcgagcacgccgcGGCCCCTGACGCCGCAATGA
- a CDS encoding uncharacterized protein (Cyclic nucleotide-monophosphate binding domain): MTAPGRLLASGVQGDVYLSRRTTLVAVKVVHAPKDGDDPQLRPHNAAREARLLASLRHPNIVTLLDYTYDGAHYLTLEALPLPLPIVMSNRAAFMSVARGLFSALSFLHSRGVAHRDIKPDNVLLSVEGIPKLIDFSTACTEGDNSVCQVDRIALLNCFSGRIGMTRERWIYSSSSISSPGISDDGTALFNAAFGDLGLAGSIFSLLGAPISETWPSFTTLPDADKIHFDPKAAKDIGSVLHAPEGALRILEAVLRLDPAQRVSAETVLLMMNEDGDGVLDEIKERAMSEWEKMEQFLETGEQWLGRYT; encoded by the exons ATGACGGCGCCAGGAAGGCTCCTTGCGTCGG GTGTGCAGGGTGACGTGTACTTAAGTCGTCGCACCACTCTCGTGGCAGTCAAGGTGGTCCACGCCCCGAAGGACGGGGACGATCCACAGTTGAGACCACATAACGCCGCccgcgaggcgcgcctcctcgccagcctcAGGCATCCTAAT atcGTCACTCTCCTAGATTACACCTACGACGGCGCACACTACCTCActctcgaggcgctgcCACTACCTCTTCCCATCGTCATGTCCAACCGGGCAGCCTTCATGTCCGTCGCGCGCGGTCTCTTCTCCGCCCTTTCCTTCCTCCATTCCCGCGGGGTAGCTCATCGCGATATCAAGCCGGacaacgtcctcctctcAGTCGAGGGGATACCAAAACTCATCGACTTTTCTACTGCCTGCACCGAGGGGGACAACTCGGTGTGCCAGGTTG ACCGTATCGCGCTCCTGAACTGCTTTTCGGGCCGCATAGGTATGACGCGCGAGCGCTGGATCT ACTCCAGCAGCTCGATAAGCAGTCCTGGCATCTCGGACGATGGTACGGCCCTCTTCAACGCGGCGTTTGGCGACCTTGGGCTAGCAGGCAGCATATTCAGCCTTTTGGGTGCGCCAATATCTGAGACGTGGCCT TCATTCACGACCCTCCCCGATGCCGACAAGATACATTTCGACCCAAAGGCCGCAAAGGACATTGGGAGCGTGCTGCACGCCCCCGAGGGCGCATTACGTATCCTCGAAGCTGTACTCCGGCTCGATCCGGCACAGCGGGTCAGCGCGGAGACTGTGCTTCTCATGATGAacgaggatggcgacggcgtgctggacgagatcaaggaACGCGCGATGTCGGAGTGGGAGAAGATGGAGCAGTTCCTTGAGACAGGGGAGCAGTGGCTGGGGAGATATACCTGA
- the ATG8 gene encoding uncharacterized protein (The ATG8) produces MVRSKFKDEHPFDKRKAEAERIRQKYSDRIPVICEKVEKSDIPTIDKKKYLVPADLTVGQFVYVIRKRIKLSPEKAIFIFVDDILPPTAALMSAIYEEHKDEDGFLYIMYASENTFGELGFEELSE; encoded by the exons ATGGTCCGCTCCAagttcaaggacgagcACCCCTTCG acaagcgcaaggctgAGGCCGAGCGTATCCGCCAGAAGTACTCGGACCGCATTCCGGTCATCTGCGAGAAGGTCGAGAAGAGCGATATCCCCACCATCGACAAGAAGAAGTACCTTGTGCCAGCAGACCTCACCGTCGGCCAGTTCGTCTACGTGATCCG CAAGCGGATCAAGCTCTCTCCTGAGAAGgccatcttcatcttcgtcgacgacatcctCCCGCCCACTGCTGCGCTCATGAGCGCCATCTACGAGGAGCACAA ggacgaggacgggtTCCTGTACATCATGTACGCATCAGAGAACACGTTCGGAGAGCTCGGTTTCGAGGAGCTGTCGGAGTAA
- a CDS encoding uncharacterized protein (Binding domain of Nse4/EID3 to Nse3-MAGE): MDDLRRSEVFGSLDPREKAELSRRFNDLQGRTDDMRANLENVAPEAIIDILRGADKLYRVRDTDIANQDARVVREAAEMSAALLRKQKLGGASFDVDEFLARVKGVLDIEEEEVGSDDEEAPRRQNLGSWEALGWMAARMSRRAPGVEFLYGPLGVEHTRKEKRQRVRQAVAPEQRPVEIETQSKAKAADPTLANVRSVDKALRRLDTSGQGLNFFAFVCNPESFSQTVENIFYVSFLVREGRAGIDVAEDGLVKIYARSPRSEDDEGEGGVRHQAVMEMDMATWREAVEIFDLRESLIPTRAPVSTQGPSATGWYGA; the protein is encoded by the exons ATGGACGACTTGCGCCGTTCCGAAGTCTTCGGGTCCCTCGATCCGCGggagaaggccgagctcTCTCGCCGCTTTAACGACCTCCAGGGCCGCACCGACG ATATGCGTGCAAACCTGGAAAATGTCGCCCCCGAGGCCATCATCGATATCCTGCGGGGCGCAGATAAGCTCTACCGCGTCCGCGATACCGATATTGCCAACCAGGATGCGCGGGTTGTGCGTGAGGCGGCGGAAATGAgcgccgccctcctgcGTAAACAGAAGCTTGGGGGTGCGTCGTtcgacgttgacgagtTCCTTGCACG GGTTAAAGGGGTGTTGGATAtcgaagaggaagaagtTGGGagcgatgatgaggaggcgCCACGCCGCCAGAACCTCGGTAGTTGGGAGGCTTTGGGAtggatggcggcgcggatgAGCCGGCGCGCACCGGGTGTCGAGTTCCT ctaCGGGCCTCTGGGAGTCGAACACACGCGTAAAGAGAAGCGACAGCGGGTGCGGCAGGCCGTCGCGCCTGAACAGCGGCCGGTCGAAATCGAGACGCAgagcaaggccaaggctgccgatCCCACTTTAGCCAACGTCCGGAGT gtcGACAAGGCGCTGCGTCGCCTCGACACGTCAGGACAAGGTCTCAACTTCTTCGCCTTTGTGTGCAATCCTGAGAGTTTCTCGCAGACCGTCGAAAACATCTTCTACGTATCGTTCCTCGTGCGCGAGGGGCGCGCTGGTATCGACGTGGCTGAAGATGGCCTCGTCAAGATCTacgctcgctcgccgcgcagcgaggatgatgaaggagaagggggagTGAGGCACCAGGCGGTCATGGAGATGGACATGGCGACATGGCGCGAGGCAGTCGAGATCTTCGACCTCCGCGAGTCGCTCATACCCACGCGTGCGCCAGTCTCAACACAGGGCCCCTCTGCAACGGGGTGGTATGGGGCCTAG
- a CDS encoding uncharacterized protein (Serine aminopeptidase, S33): MATMTYAEPVQTHSAPVSTKVSPTPSISEPPASRAIPADFRSSLAAWWASSGYRDARVAEDRLLRRLAYYQPTPPEPSRSWFSWGHAAPATSAPQHIPTDGLLATLRTVFIPTPDPALAPPRPDMLMDENSSISTSSSSSKTKHKHKHARALHCNHAEGLTDYINTLEFSSPATKDSKEAVVVVHGYAAALGFFFRNWDAVARAADSTGRRTFFLDWLGMGLSSRPNPSLLTAPTGSPLEARVARAEHFFLSSLEAWRAAEGIERMVLIGHSLGGYLSSAYALKYPERVSSLILVSPAGIPHGSLGDKAVPPPTTQPKPVTERASLDAAADAAESEMHDPAASEAEAKAAAHPQQSATRRGMTKLFLWGWEKGLSPFSILRGMGPWGPLMVGKYSSRRFASQSPDDVRDLHSYIYGTSVMRGSGEFCISHLLAPGAYARMPIVDRIAPLKVPVTFMYGDSDWMDVEGGWAAKQVLAKAGNKNVDVHVVKNAGHHLYLDNADDSNAIIEAAIRAAPKMDS; the protein is encoded by the exons ATGGCGACCATGACTTACGCCGAG cccGTCCAGACTCACTCGGCTCCAGTGTCCACAAAAGTCTCACCAACACCCTCCATCTCGGAACCGCCGGCGTCCCGCGCCATCCCAGCCGACTTCCGTTCCTCCCTCGCGGCATGGTGGGCTTCGAGCGGGTACCGAGACGCCCGCGTGGCCGAggaccgcctcctccgccgcttGGCGTACTATCAACCCACGCCTCCCGAGCCCTCTCGCTCATGGTTCTCGTGGGGCCACGCGGCCCCTGCAACCTCGGCCCCACAACACATCCCAACTGACGGGCTCCTCGCTACACTGCGGACCGTGTTCATTCCCACTCCCGATCCAGCCCTCGCTCCACCAAGACCAGACATGCTGATGGACGAGaactcgtccatctccactTCTTCCAGCTCCAGCAAGAccaagcacaagcacaagcacgCACGCGCACTCCACTGCAACCATGCCGAGGGGTTGACCGACTACATCAACACGCTCGAATTCTCCTCTCCCGCTACCAAGGATAGCAAAGAGGCTGTGGTGGTTGTACACGGTTACGCTGCTGCTCTGGGTTTCTTCTTCCGGAATTGGGATGCTGTtgcgcgcgcagccgaCTCGACGGGACGCCGCACGTTCTTCCTCGACTGGCTTGGGATGGGCCTCTCATCCCGGcccaacccctccctcctcaccgcgcCAACCGGCTCACCACTTGAGGCTCGCGTTGCGCGCGCTGAACACTTCTTCCTTTCCTCCCTGGAAGCGTGGCGGGCAGCCGAGGGCATCGAACGCATGGTCCTCATCGGCCACAGTCTCGGCGGATATCTCTCGAGTGCTTACGCCCTCAAGTATCCCGAGCGCGTATCTtctctcatcctcgtctcGCCTGCCGGAATCCCTCACGGCTCACTGGGAGACAAGGCCGTGCCTCCCCCAACGACCCAGCCCAAGCCTGTGACGGAGCGAGCGTCactcgacgccgcagccgacgccgccgaaTCGGAGATGCATGATCCCGCAGCGTCCGAAGCTGAAGCAAaagccgccgcccacccacAGCAGAGtgcgacgcggcgcggaaTGACAAAGCTGTTCCTCTGGGGATGGGAGAAGGGTCTCTCCCCCTTCTCCATTCTTCGGGGTATGGGACCATGGGGTCCACTCATGGTCGGCAAGTATTCTTCACGCCGGTTCGCATCACAAAGCCccgacgacgtgcgcgACCTCCACTCGTACATCTACGGCACTTCTGTTATGCGGGGCAGCGGCGAGTTCTGCAtctcccacctcctcgcgcccgGTGCATATGCGCGCATGCCGATTGTTGACCGTATCGCTCCCCTCAAGGTGCCCGTTACGTTCATGTATGGCGACAGCGACTGgatggacgtcgagggtGGTTGGGCGGCCAAGCAagtcctcgccaaggctggAAACAAGAACGTCGACGTACATGTGGTCAAGAATGCCGGTCACCACTTGTACCTCGACAACGCTGACGACTCGAACGCCATCATTGAGGCTGCCATCCGTGCCGCTCCCAAGATGGACTCTTAG
- the CYP10 gene encoding uncharacterized protein (PPIases accelerate the folding of proteins. It catalyzes the cis-trans isomerization of proline imidic peptide bonds in oligopeptides), which translates to MSVTLHTSLGDLKIEVFCEAVPTTAENFLALCASGYYDGCLFHRNIKGFMAQTGDPTGTGKGGQSIWGAPFADEVRQTLKFNARGIVAMANAGPGTNKSQFFISYAKQPSLDGKYTIFGRVIDGQDSTLDMIERVPVNAKNRPEREIKLESVTIHANPIADAHK; encoded by the exons ATG tcCGTCACGCTCCACACGTCGCTGGGTGACCTCAAG atCGAGGTGTTCTGTGAGGCCGTGCCCACGACGGCCGAG aacttcctcgccctctgcGCATCAGGGTACTATGATGGTTGCCTGTTCCACCGCAACATCAAGGGATTCATGGCGCAGACGG GCGATCCCACTGGAACAGGGAAGGGCGGACAGAGCATCTGGGGAGCACCATTTGCAGACGAGGTGCGACAGACACTCAAA TTCAACGCGCGCGGGATCGTTGCTATGGCCAACGCCGGGCCTGGAACTAACAAGTCCCAA TTCTTCATCTCGTACGCCAAGCAGCCCTCGTTGGACGGCAAGTACACAATCTTCGGACGCGTGATCGATGGGCAGGACAGCACGCTCGACATGATCGAGCGCGTGCCCGTCAACGCCAAGAACAGGCCTGAGAGGGAGATCAAGCTTGAGAGTGTCACGATCCACGCCAACCCGATAGCAGACGCGCACAAGTAG
- a CDS encoding uncharacterized protein (Mitochondrial 18 KDa protein (MTP18)) — protein MAKSITQKIESEVKREVELVENKADKQLDVLVEEDADSVDSNVRYAAYLRRIRDVVRAGSRYTAYTSDVGEAFRPVVPPWVVTAAYGISWAYLIGDVAFTTYKAKEQGPTAWEAANFSEPTRLSMVAVKRSVFQGLASMALPAFTIHTAVAQTAKAVKNSKNVFAKRWLPSAVGIGIVPFLPYLFDHPVEYATDRLFDKIKISMAKDGSAPPEQPKHESKEL, from the exons ATGGCAAAGTCCATCACCCAGAAGATCGAGAGCGAGGTCAAGCGCGAAGTCGAGCTAGTCGAGAACAAGGCCGATaagcagctcgacgtcctcgtAGAAGAGGATGCTGACTCTGTTGACTCGAATGTTCGATACG CCGCGTACCTCCGCCGTATTCGTGATGTCGTGCGCGCAGGATCGCGATACACGGCATACA CGTCGgatgtcggcgaggcgtTCCGCCCCGTTGTTCCGCCTTGGGTCG TCACCGCCGCATACGGTATCTCGTGGGCGTACCTCATCGGCGACGTGGCTTTTACCACTTACAAGGCGAAAGAACAGGGCCCGACGGCATGGGAGGCCGCCAACTTCTCCGAGCCTACTCGCCTCTCCATGGTCGCAGTCAAGCGCTCGGTGTTCCAGGGTCTGGCATCGATGGCGCTGCCCGCATTCACGATCCACACGGCAGTGGCACAGACAGCCAAGGCGGTCAAGAACAGCAAGAACGTGTTCGCCAAACGCTGGCTCCCGAGCGCAGTCGGTATTGGTATCGTCCCTTTCCTGCCATACCTGTTCGACCACCCGGTCGAGTACGCGACAGACAGGCTTTTCGACAAGATCAAGATCTCGAtggccaaggacggcaGTGCGCCGCCCGAGCAGCCCAAGCACGAGTCCAAGGAGCTCTAA
- the ADK1 gene encoding uncharacterized protein (Catalyzes the reversible transfer of the terminal phosphate group between ATP and AMP. Plays an important role in cellular energy homeostasis and in adenine nucleotide metabolism. Adenylate kinase activity is critical for regulation of the phosphate utilization and the AMP de novo biosynthesis pathways), whose product MSDKSNDIEHLKGLVSKLQAKITELEGKAGDAVKSAVDGIVGGKTAPKLVLMGPPGAGKGTQAPAIADKYCVCHLATGDMLRSQVAAQTDLGKEAKKIMDAGGLVSDEIMVNMIKSELENNKECKDGFILDGFPRTVPQAEKLDDMLLTKGKRIDHAIELKIDDALLISRITGRLIHPSSGRSYHREFNPPKKAMTDDITGEPLIQRSDDNAETLKKRLLTYHKQTGPVVAHYQKTGVWSPVDAAQSPKLVWASISSILEAKK is encoded by the exons atgtccgacaAGTCCAACGACATCGAGCACCTCAAGGGCCTCGTTTCCAAG CTCCAGGCCAAGatcaccgagctcgagggcaaggcgggcgacgcggtcaagtcggccgtcgacggcaTTGTTGGGGGCAAGACGGCCCCCAAGCTCGTGCTCATGGGCCCTCCAGGTGCTG GCAAGGGCACGCAGGCGCCCGCCATCGCGGACAAGTACTGCGTGTGCCACCTGGCCACGGGTGACATGCTGCGCTCGCAGGTCGCTGCGCAGACCGACCTtggcaaggaggccaagaagatcATGGACGCCGGTGGTCTTGTCTCGGACGAGATCATGGTCAACATGATCAAGTCGGAGCTCGAGAACAACAAGGAATGCAAGGACGGGTTCATCCTTGACGGGTTCCCGAGGACGGTGCcgcaggccgagaagctcgacgacatgctCTTGACCAAGGGCAAGAGAATCGACCACGCCATCGAGCTCAAGATTGATgacgcgctcctcatctcgcgcATCACTGGCCGTCTTATCCACCCCTCCTCGGGCCGCTCGTACCACAGAGAGT TCAACCCCCCCAAGAAGGCCATGACGGACGACATCACTGGCGAGCCTCTTATCCAGCGTTCGGACGACAacgccgagacgctcaagaagcgccTTCTCACTTACCACAAGCAGACTGgccccgtcgtcgcccacTACCAGAAGACGGGCGTCTGGTCCCCTGTCGACGCTGCCCAGAGCCCCAAGCTCGTCTGggcctccatctcgtccatcctcgaggccaagaagtAG
- a CDS encoding uncharacterized protein (AMP-binding enzyme C-terminal domain), with protein MAAGVTLSPANAGYTPAELAHQVNDSGASLIFLAPSHLALFDKARPLLKRSFSPDRIVLLSENPTSPYKTIYDILGPKITTQHFDRADAGATAWLCYSSGTTGLPKGVMTSHFNITSQIQAGNVGFQRMRPGDAVLAFIPYSHIYGAVIGLLQPISQGAATVVLPRFDEVPVLKAIEKFKITLGLFVPPVFIVLLNSPHVKKYDLSSLKTIMSGAAPLSAELLHAFTALIPQCRIIQAYGMTETSPNIANMHRGISVGREYSVGRLLPGFQARLVKEDGEDADSSKGEAGELWVRGPCVMKGYHNNPAATNDTIAPGGWLKTGDVVTRDADGWISVVDRKKELIKYKGFQVAPAEMEGLLIQHQDVLDAGVVGVYDPKQATELVRAYLVLGGEDKEKVAQDVASWVTQQAAKAKHLSGGIVVLDAIPKSPSGKILRKLLRERAKNDTDTVFAMPRTAKL; from the exons ATGGCCGCTGGGGTGACGCTTAGTCCTGCCAATGCTGGATA CACACCGGCAGAGCTCGCGCATCAAGTTAATGACTCTGGCGCATCTCTCATATTCCTCGCCCCGTCCCATTTGGCTTTATTCGACAAAGCACGCCCACTCCTCAAACGCTCCTTTTCCCCCGACCGAatcgtcctcctctcaGAGAACCCCACGTCACCTTATAAGACAATCTACGATATCCTCGGACCCAAGATCACCACTCAACATttcgaccgcgccgacgctggGGCAACTGCCTGGCTATGCTATTCTTCAGGAACGACTGGGCTTCCCAAAGGCGTAATGACGAGCCACTTTAACATCACGAGCCAGATCCAAGCCGGTAACGTCGGGTTCCAACGTATGAGGCCCGGCGACGCCGTCTTAGCGTTCATCCCGTATAGCCACATCTACGGGGCAGTTATCGGGCTGTTACAGCCCATCTCACAGGGCGCTGCTACCGTCGTCCTGCCCAGATTTGACGAGGTACCAGTCCTAAAAGCTATCGAGAAG TTCAAAATCACGTTGGGATTATTCGTTCCACCCGTCTTCATCGTTCTCCTAAACTCACCCCACGTGAAGAAATACGACCTATCCTCCCTCAAGACCATCATGTCCGGTGCGGCCCCACTCTCTGCCGAACTACTACACGCTTTTACCGCCCTCATTCCTCAATGCCGTATAATCCAGGCTTATGGCATGACCGAAACCTCCCCAAACATTGCCAACATGCACCGCGGCATCTCGGTCGGCCGTGAATACTCGGTTGGTCGCCTTCTTCCAGGTTTCCAAGCACGCCTAgtcaaggaggacggggaggaTGCCGACTCGTCAaagggcgaggcgggggaACTGTGGGTTCGAGGTCCCTGCGTTATGAAGGGGTACCATAACAACCCCGCTGCGACCAACGACACCATCGCTCCAGGAGGATGGTTGAAGACGGGAGACGTGGTTACCCGCGATGCCGACGGGTGGATCAGCGTCGTGGATAGGAAGAAGGAACTCATCAAGTATAAGGGGTTCCAGGTCGCCCCAGCTGAGATGGAGGGCCTACTCATCCAACACCAAGACGTGCTTGATGCCGGCGTGGTCGGCGTATACGATCCCAAACAGGCCACCGAACTGGTTAGGGCGtacctcgtcctcggcgggGAAGATAAGGAGAAAGTAGCACAAGACGTCGCTTCGTGGGTTACGCAACAGGCCGCCAAAGCCAAGCATCTCTCGGGAGGCATAGTGGTTCTCGACGCGATTCCCAAGAGTCCAAGTGGGAAGATTctgcgcaagctcctccGAGAGCGGGCGAAGAATGATACGGATACCGTGTTCGCCATGCCACGGACGGCTAAGCTGTAA
- the ACB1 gene encoding uncharacterized protein (Acyl CoA binding protein), which produces MSAFDKAVAIVKALPADGPTKPTQDQQLEFYGLFKQANEGDCTGPAPGAFNFTAKYKYNAWKKLEGMSKDDAKAKYVALLKSMLEKADDADSKKALEELSA; this is translated from the exons ATGTCTGCATTCGACAAGGCCGTCGCTATCGTCAAGGCTCTCCCCGCCGACGGGCCCACCAAGCCCACCCAGGACCAGCAGCTCGAGTTCTACGGTCTGTTCAAGCAGGCTAACGAGGGCGACTGCACTGGTCCTGCGCCTG GCGCCTTCAACTTCACCGCCAAGTACAAGTACAACGCGTGGAAGAAGCTCGAGGGCATGTCCAAGGACGatgccaaggccaagtacgtcgccctcctcaagTCT ATGCTTgagaaggccgacgacgccgactcgaagaaggcgctcgaggagctgt ccgcTTAG